From the genome of Loxodonta africana isolate mLoxAfr1 chromosome 19, mLoxAfr1.hap2, whole genome shotgun sequence:
TTGATTCTTACAGCAGCCCTATGAAGTTGGCTCtcctattatccccattttacagatgaggatgtTGTGGTTCAGCAGGGTTAAGGAATTTCCCAACCACCACAAGCATCACAAAGGTAGTAAGGAAcagagcagggatttgaaccaagGTCAGTCAGACTCCAAAGTCTGTGTCCTTCACCACCACCAGAGGCCATACTCAAGTGCCTGAGTCTTAGTGTCTGAAGAGCATCACCAGGAAGATTCTGGGGAGCGGTGGGCCTCTAGCGGATCCTTTTCAATTAGGAATATGGGCTCAGCTTTGCCAAGTCTTTGGATTTTTCAAGAGAAAAACCATTGCACAATGGTTTCTATTTTCAGGAAAAATCCAGAGGCATGTAATTTTTTGCCCACCTGTGGACCACCCATGGCTGGTGAGCCCTCAGTTTGTAATCTGGGCAGCACATTAGAGAGCCACTGTTTCAGCTCCTGCTTGTTTTCTTCTCCAGGTAGGTGAATCTGTTGTTGCTGCACACACCTGGCTTATTCCTACCTCTAGGCCTTTGCCCTACTGTCTCCTTTACCTGGAGAGCCCGCTGCTGTGAGCTTCTATATCCCTTCCCAGCCTTTAGGGCCTACCTCAAGCTCTTACTTCTTCATGGAATCTTCTCCGGCAACTTCAGATAACACTTATTCTCTATTTCCAGAGCCCCACAAAGACCTAAgtgtgaatcctggctctgcccccTCTTAGCAGTGTGACCTTGATTAATaaacttaacctttctgagcctcagtttcctcatctgtaaaatggggatgatcacGATGATGATAACAACAATACTTGGCCTCCCTAGTTTACAGATTTGCTGCAAGGATCAACTGAGACAGTGCCTGGGCAAGCACTAGCTTTACAAACTGTAAAGTGTGACGTGGATGCAATAGATAAGCATGATCTTTGCCTGTACCACACGTGTGGCATCGCGTGACAATGTTATTTAGCATTTTTTAATGTCTGAGTGTCTCGTCTTCTTTGATAATTCATTTTAGGTGTTTTGTGCAAGTTTACTTCATGGACTTGCTTCTCGACAAAATACCGTGAGTTTCTTAGGGCAGGGACCATGCCCTATTTCTGTACCACCATTGTCCCCTtggggaccctggtggcatagtggttaagtgctacggctgctaaccaaaaggccagcagtttgaattcaccaggcgctccttgggaactctacgggggcagttctactctgtcctatagggtcgctatgagttggaattgacttgatggcaaaaaaaaaaaaaattatctccttGCACCCACAACCCACCAGTCCCAAGCCCAGTGCTGGCCCAGAACAACTGACTGAGTCTACATGGCTGGGCTCAGCTCATACGAAGGATGATTGGGAGACTAGAACTGATTGTCAGGTAGGTTATGGGaaggagaaaagaatttaaagatAAGGAGCCTGAGGGTCAGAGAGTCAAATAATTTTCCCAAGTTCACAGAGCTAGTGGATGGTACAACTGGGTCTCAAACTCAGTATGACACTCAGGTTTTGCTGGCTACATCAACACGGAAGTAGAGAAGGAAACACTATGCAGTTATCCCATTCTGAGCTTTAAGCTCCTGATGGCCCTGAGAGGAGCTATTACCTTCACATTCCAGCTGGTGACGGGGAACTCCTGGTTGTCATAGCAACAGTCCTGTTTCAGGCACTGGCAGGCCCTCTGAGCGACTATGTCCCATCTGTACCCTTCTGCCACGTTTCGGGTGGGGTCAGCTGGATCCAGGATGATAGGTCTGCAACACAGGGAGACGGTGTCCAGGCTATTTCTGGTTTGGAGGCCTGCTGGCCAGAAAGAAACCTTCTCAGCCAGTCACTGAGTCCAAAGCCCGTtgccccattgccatcgagtcgattccaactcatagggaccctataggacagtagaactgccccatagaccttccaaggagcacgtggtggatttgaactgctgacattttggttagcagccatagctcttaacgactatgctaccagggcttccaggAGGGCCCCAAAACATCACTGGAAAGTAACAGGATGGGGACCATTATATTTCCAAGAATTCCTCTTGGGGAGACTACTCTAAGTCTTCGCTTGGGATTTTGGGGGTGGGAGTGAGGCCCCAGAAGGCATGCTGGAGCGATAACAGATGCCCACTCAGGCAGGTGGGTGAAGGGGATATGGGTGGGGCACGGCAGCATTTGCTACAATAGTGAACACTTATCCCGTAtcttgttgttggatgccatcaagtcaattccgactcacagcaacccatgcgacagagtagaattgctccataagggtttctaggctgtaatctttatgaaagcagatcaccaggtcttctgcccacagagctgctaggtaggtttgaaccaccaaccttttggttagcagctgagtgcttaactattgtgccagcATGTCTCCTATCTGGCAtctaactaaaaccaaacccgttgctgttgagtcaattctgacccatataggacagagtagaactgtcctatagggttccgaaggagcagctggtggattcgaactgccgaccttttggttagctgccaagagcttaatcactgtgccaccaaggctccatccgGCATCTACTATTTCCTAAAATCTGTAGGCCATTGACATATATTTTCTGTGACACTCACAATAGTTCTGTATTGTAGGTGCCAATTTATTCCTGTTTTATGGATAAGGAACAGAGgcgcctaaaaaaaaaacaaaaaaaactcagtgccgtcgagtcaattcagactcatagcgaccctagaggtgagaaaatggcagagctgggatttacgCTTGGGTCTCCATGGTATTTTCCACTTTACCATACTGTCTCTAAAAGTCACTGAAATGGTCTTCTGAAGGTAGGGTAGAGTGGGTGGCCTGAGGAACAAGGAAAAGGCTTATAGTGCTCAATTTTGATAGGCAGCCAGCTTGAGATGAAGAAGTCTTATGTTAGCATGAGATCTCAGTGCACAACTAACGTGGTGGCCTTGGTgtcgtgtgctgtcgagttgattctgactcatggagaccctgcagggcagaggagaactgccccccagggtttccgaggctgtaatctttatggaagcagactgccacatctttcttctgtggagcagctggtaggttcaaacctctgacctttcgattagcagctgagctcttaaccactgtaccaccagggctccttatggaggCCTTACTActtaataataaatttaaaaaaacctaaaactacccagttgccattgagtcaactgtgACTTCTGGCAACCgaatgtgtgtcagagcagaacgaTGCTAGaactagggttttcagtggctgatttttcagaagtagatcctcaggcctttcttccgaggtacctctggttagacTTGAacttccgttagcagctgagtacttaaccctttgcactaccCGGGGAATCCACTACTTAACAGAGCCCACCTGTAAACCTCTATACCACCCTTCCCtccattctttcttttctctagGAGACCTGGTGGGCAAATAGTGGCCCAGTACCTGTCTTTCTTGAGCTGTTTTCTGACAAAGTTCTCGATGACTAGGTTCTGGAAGGTGTAATACTTGGTCCAGTAGATGCAGACAAACTCATACGCCTGGAGCAGTTCCATCACAGTGGTAAGGCCTTCATCCAACCTGAAATTCTCATCCTTCTGAGTACCCATTTCCCAGGCATAGATGGTCAGTAGTTCGAGGGCATAGAAAGGAGGCAGGTTGGCCCTGGGGCACTTGGCTTTCACGTACTGTTGAAAGAGGGGTGGGGAGAAAGAGAGACCCCAAGATTCTGTGTCAGGAATGCACTGGGCCAGAAACTGgaaaacccaagttctagtcccagtTCAAggggccctggttgcgcagtggttgagtgcttggctgctaaccaaaatgttggtatttTAAATCCGTTAGTTGCTCagcaggtgaaagatgtggcagtctgcttccgtaaagattacagccttggaaatcccatggggcggttctactccaccctatagggtcgctatgagttggaatccactcaacagcaatgggtttggtttggctttggagtCCCAGTTCTGCCACCTATTGGCCAAGTCACTTTCCCTCTCGGAGCCTTTGTTTCCCCATTTTAGAAGTAAGGTGCTGGGTTAGTCCAGAGGGTTCCAAACTGTGCGTGACAAAGGCAAGTCTTGGGATGGAGTTATGAAGAGGTGCCCCAGGGGGTGAGCAGGTTGGACTCTGCCTTTGGCATCCCAGCCTAAGCagctccattttatttttttaaacatatttatagCAAATTTTATTTAAAGGGTTGCAAAGTGTTGAAGGTTCAATAGTGGCTTTCTACCTTAAACTACAAAAGAAGATATTATAACTATTTTCTTTCATATCATTCTaccctgatgttgttgttgttgttaggttctgttgaaccagttccagctcatagcgaccctatgcacaacagaacgaaacactgcccagtcctgtgccagcctcaaaatcattgctatatttgagcccattgttgcagccactgtatcagtccatctcattgagggttctcctctttttctttggccctctaccaagcacgatgtccttctccagagactggtccctcctaataatatgtccaaagtaagtgagacgacgTCTACGTACCACCCCTATAGAAGACTTAAACGTTAATGTTccagatttttttaaatagttaatgTTTTCAATTGTTTCTTATCCTCTAAAAATAGCTCCCCAAATCCTATTCAATTTGGTCATTCGTATGTTCTGCTTCTTTTTGTAACAACATataccaaaaaataaattaaaaaatcaattctAAAACTTCAGCCCCACAAACcagtttttgtgtgttttaattgtaaaaaaagaaaaaaaaaaaaaaaacctgacataAGCTATATAGTTAATATGagaaacatgttgttgttaggtgccatccagttggttctgactcatggcgaccctatgtaccacacaatgaaacgctgcccggtcctgagccatccttacaatcattgttatgctcgagccccttgttgcagccactgtgtcaatccatcttgttgagggtcttcctcttttccactgaccctgtactttaccaagcatgatgtctttctccagggactgatctctcctgacaacacgtccaagcTACGTAAGAAACcatctcgccatcctttcttctaaggagcattctggttatacttcttccgagacaggtttGTCATGGTTTTTCTTAAATCTGGGCTGAGTTTTTATACAAGCAGCTTCATTTTTACTACTTAAATGTATTCGGCTTTTGAAAAACATTTCCTTTGAAGAAAGGTTTTTAGctaaaagggggtgggggggaaggaaACCACAGGACTAGGCAATAGCTGAGATCCTGTGATGAGCTTTGAGCTGTCTCTGTAGCAGGCATTTCTCCTTTTCCCCTTGTATACTGCTTGGATGGGATTGATTCCATCCTCAGTTCCAGGATGGGACCTGACTGGCACAAGTCCATTAACATAAACCTATTCTCCTTGCCAAGTGATTGGCTCAAGGGCAAGCATGTATTCAAAATTGATTCAGTTAGAGTAAAGCCCAACTCTTTAGTTCAGTGGTTGAAGGAAGAGATGTCCTCTCTAGTGTGATGATGAGAGTTCAGGAGCACCTATGGCCATTTTGCCACCATGAGGGAAAAAACCATAaaaacatgtatgtatatgtgtttgtgtatgtttatGGATGCGCATGCCTCCTGGAAAACAGTCCTATAAGATTGGGAGCTGAACTGACTAATGAATTTTGTGCCATATTTATTTTTGACCCATGATTAAAGTTGTAATACTAATGATGCTAGTTCTCTTTGTCTTTATGAGTACGAATGAAAAAAAGCATTTTAGGAAAAAACAGTCTGACTATAATATAATGTATCTGTAGATAGCTCTCCTCCTCTACCCCCACCCCACTATAGGAAACTTAACGGCGAGTAATTGGCAATAAATTCATGAGTAAAGATGGCTATTGCCACCGAACAGACCGTACCAAGGAACCGAGTCAGAATTTCACCGGGCTCTTATTCTAGAAGTGGTTGACTGCTTAACAAAAGATCAACAGGACATAGTTACCTAGGTTAATGTTCTATTTTAATGGGGTATGTGAGAAAGGGCCCTTTCTTCTTAATCTGTCTCCAACCTGGCAGCCCTCTCACCTGCAGGTACCAGTGTTTTACCAGCCTCAGGAGGTTTTTCAGCTTAGTTGGCTGATGTTTCACGAAGTTTCTCTGTAGCTCGCTGAAGGATGGAGAGAAGTTTCCAGGGTAACCGTGGGCCTTAATTAGACTCACATAAACATCAGGAGGTGGCTGAAAGTTGGGAGCCAAAGGCCCTgaggagagaggaaacaaaggGAGAGGTTGGGGACTAGGGAGGCACAGGGTGTAAAAGTCCATGGGGGAAGGCCTGCTAATTCACTGGCGTTCTCTCTCTCCAGAGAAACCTGAGGCCTCATATTCTCAGAGACCAAAGATTTTTCCTGTTGACTTGTCCTTTTTATGAGATTCTTTCTCTGGACAACTGAAATTTCCATTCCTCAGGTCACTGAAGGATTAGTTGCCTCCTTTGATGTCCCCAACACCCCCAGTTTTCCTTAGTGTCTGTTTTGGAACTCTTCCTCTGTGATTATTTTAACCTCCCAATACCTGTAGGAGAGAACCAGTCCAAGATAAAGCTGTGCTCAGAGAGAGCATTTGCCCAAGGGAGTGCATccatggcagacatcactaatccaTCCCTGCACTCTTTCTTGGTAAGACTGGACACTATTTCTGACACCTTTGCCCCATAGCAATTCCAGGCAGCCACTACAGTTGATTAGGCACTctttcgaaactctatggggcagttctactctgtcctatagggttgctatgagtcggaatcgactcaatggcagtgggttttgggtactACAGTTGATAGGAGCTGGCACATGAAGTGAAATCTATTTATCATCTGGGGTTGTAGCAGATACTGTTCACTTCAAATGCTGAGGACTCTCTGCCTGAGGGCAAATGAGAAGTGTTACAGAGTTAATGCCCTGGGGAAGGAACCCTTAGCCAATGACTGATGGAAGTCGGTGGATAAACACTCTGGTTGGAAGATAATACAGGCAATCCTCAGATGACAaacaagttccattcctaaacctgtccttaagtcaaatttgtacggAACAGTTAGGTAAGGTTCGTATCTCAcctcagtcaaatgtttgtcttagtatgtagTATGTAGTGAACCTTACTGTGtataaacaacataaaaaaaaacttccagatacactaaagcattagcataataatacagtaataataatgttttgatgcttgTCGCAAAGTGTTGTCCATTGGTTTTTACAAACCATTGTGTGTACCTCAGAATTTTAACACAATAGGCTTCACAggagttggttcataactacaggttgCACATAAGTTGGACGTTTGTAATCCGGGGACTGCCTTACTCTCACTTGGGATAATGGAGGCTGCTCTACGTTGTGACCTAGAGTTCTCCAGGGGCATGAAGCCCATTCGACTTCTTCCATAATGCACTCTTGCTTGGTTTCTTCCTTTCCCGCTTCCAATTCCCACTTCTCTACCAGTATTTCCTGGGATCAACTCCCAAATAAATTGCTTGTCTTCGAATCCTTGagtcagggtctgcttctgggaaAACCCAAACAAGTACAGGGCTCCACCCCCGTGGTAAGTGCTACAGAAGCAGTCGAGGTGACTATTATAACTCCTTCCCTTCGCCAGTTCTCTGTGTCTCCTGAGGGTCCTTTCCGCAGAAGGGGTGCCCTTCCTAAGCACCCTTTCTGTGGCCACCCAAGACGTCTCCTTCTGTTCCTTTGGGCACTTACCCCCTTTGCAACCATACCTTTATCTGTGTGATTCtttgataaatttctgtttgctgagtTGAGCTCCATGACTGCCAGAGCTGGGTCAGTCCTGTGAACTGCGGTACCCAGCCCCCCGCACAggacatgaatgaatgaatgcatgcagGTGTCTGCATGAGGCATGGCTTAGGGGTGAGGGATTTGCAAGTCCTTGGGAGGGCAGGTGAGCAGGTGGGTAAGCTTCCCCTCCCCTTACCCAGGGCCCTGTAGGCGGGcacgatggtgatggtgatgagcTCCTCGATCCCACTGGTCTGGATGGTGATGACAAGAGCACCGGGGGCTCCCTGGGCCACCCACAGGTCTTCCAGCCCGAGGGCCAGCAGGTCCTGGCAACGCCACAGCTTTTTCTGTATGAGTCTCAGGACAGCTTGGTGGTACTTGGCCTCCTCCTGGAAGCTGCGGAAACAGCTCAGGAACACCACCAATTCCAcctccgcggtacctctgagcaCTGTGCCATTTCCAAAGGAGCCTGCCTGTAGAACAAGAGCCTGTCACCCTATGGCCACTTCCATACCCAGGCCATCCCTTGCCCACTTTACACATATTACCCACTTTAgagtgcctgggtggcacaaacagttaaacccttgactactggctgaaaggttggcagtttgaatccacccagaggtgcctcggaagacaggcctggcgatcttcttctgaaaggtcacagccttgaaaactctatggagcacagttctactttgcacaagCGAGGTTGCcatgcattggaatcgactcaatggcaaccaataACACAAACAACACCCCATTTTATGTTCACCACCACCTGAGGGATGCTTAAAGCTgttgaaaaccaaacccgttgctgttgagtcaattctgattcataatgaccctatagtgaccctataggacagagtagaactgccccataggatttccctggagtgcctggtggattggaactgccaacattttggttagcagctgaactcaaccactatgccaccaggtttccgaGTGATGCCTGGGTAGCACTAATATCCCACTTTACAGGTGAGAACACTAAGATATCAAGAGGCTACATCGCTTGCCCATTGTCACATAATACCTGGCTTTGACCCAGGCAGCCTGTCTCCAGAGTCcacgtctctgagcctcagtcttctcatctgcaaagtgggaATAGTAATGTCTGCTCTATAGTGTCGTTTTGAGGATTTTGAGGAGTCTGGGTATTTCcatagagagccctggtggtgcagtggttaaagtgatcagctgctaaccaaaaggttgacgattgaacccaccagcctattctgtcctacagggtcgctatgagttggaatcaactcgacggcagtgggtttggtttggtttatttgagTAATTCCATGACATTAAAAAGGGGAAGTAGCCAAGGACTATGGAGTGAGGAAGCCTGACTTTGACTTGGACTCCTGTCCTTGTTTCTTAGCTGTGTAATCATCCTGAGCACTAAgtcccttatctataaaatgagagtaATGGTGGAACATGAGTCATTGGGTCACGGGAGGATTAGGTGAGACACAAAGTGCCAAGTGGCACACAGGAAGTCAGCAATAtatttctcttcctcctttaGCCTCTTTTGCTCTTCTGCTAGCCTTTGCCACCAACTTCATCTGTAGACAATCCCTTCTActgcctgggtctcagtttccccacctgtaacAAAAGGAGCCTGAGTTGGATGATTTTGCAGAAATCTTTTTGATGTTTTGAGATTCTAGGCTTGGTCTCCAGTCCCTGTTACCTCCAGGAAACAAAGCCCAGAACTCtttgcctcttctctccttgctCAGAGGTGGAAGTGCTACGGATGCATCAGACCTCAGGACTATGGTCGGCCATCTCTTCTGGTGGGTGGAATCACTAGTCATTGGACTTTAATTATAATCCAGCTCTCATGTGTCAAGCACTCCCTGTGTAAGGCATCACTGAAAGCTCTTTATACATATTACTATTGTAATTACCTCCAGATTACCAGTTgcctttgactcatagcaaccccatgtgtgtcagagtagagctatgctccacagggttttcaatagctgtgatcttttggaaatagatcaccaggcttttcttctgaggcacctctgggttgactcaaaccaccaactttttggttagtagccaagtacttaaccatttataccaccatccagtttacagatgagaaagctgagggctCACGAGGTTAATCAACTTGCCAAAGTCTCACAGCCAGGAGGAAGCAGAGTCAGACTGAGTCTGAACTTAGAATGTGGCTCTCCCACTTCTTTTTTCCTCTCGATCCAGTTTGACAGGCCCTGATCCTGAGAGGGACAAGTCTGCCatcttttttccccttccttttccATTCTTTCTCCACCTGCATTCAGACTCAGCATTTTTGCCCCACGTAAGGACACATTGCCGTGAAGGTTGAGTCTAAACTGTCTTTTCTGCCCTTCCCGGTGGAAAGATCCAAGCAGAGAGGAAAGAACAAGCCAGTAGTGTTCATGACTTgctttgttgccattgagttgattctgactcatggcaaccttatgtgttatggagtagaactgctccatagggttttcttggctgtgatctttttatGGAATTgaattgccaggcccttcttccacagagctgctgggtagatttgaaccaccaaccgtttggttagtaaACCACtccctaaaaaaacaaacccattgctgttgagttgattccagcatAACGGACctgaaggatggagtagaactacaccatagggtttccaaggctgtaaatctttatggaagcagactgtcacatctttctcctgtgaagcagctggtaggttcaatcCACTGACctatgggttagcagccaagggcttaaccactgtgcaaccaggcctcCTTATTTGATTAGTAGGTGGGTGAaaactgcatcacccagggaccttggttCAAACCTACATAAGCCCAACTCATTCAAGGACAACATTCAGTCATGTGGACCAAACCAGCTCACTAGACTTTCTGTGCTGGAGCTTAGACTCCATAAAGGATTCTTTATTATTGGCCATTCCTCTTTGTTTACCTCTGTCATTTAGTGGTCTCCAGTGAAAAGTGGCTGTGTTGGTCTGTGCATCAAGTTGGCTGGgcgatgattctcagtggtttggcagttatgtaatgatgtaatttggtggttatgtaatgatgtagttatactccattttgtgatctaatgtaactgcctccatgatgtgatctgccaTTCAGTTGTAAGAGGCCTttcctcagggatgtggcctgtatcc
Proteins encoded in this window:
- the OASL gene encoding 2'-5'-oligoadenylate synthase-like protein isoform X1 codes for the protein MALAQELYDTPASRLDSFVAQWLQPSREWKEEVLGVVRTVERFLREEHFQGDRGLDQEVRVLKVVKAGSFGNGTVLRGTAEVELVVFLSCFRSFQEEAKYHQAVLRLIQKKLWRCQDLLALGLEDLWVAQGAPGALVITIQTSGIEELITITIVPAYRALGPLAPNFQPPPDVYVSLIKAHGYPGNFSPSFSELQRNFVKHQPTKLKNLLRLVKHWYLQYVKAKCPRANLPPFYALELLTIYAWEMGTQKDENFRLDEGLTTVMELLQAYEFVCIYWTKYYTFQNLVIENFVRKQLKKDRPIILDPADPTRNVAEGYRWDIVAQRACQCLKQDCCYDNQEFPVTSWNVKRARDIQVTVEQRNYFDLILWVDPYEPIKKIREKIQQNRGYSGLQRLSFQEPGGERQLLSSHCSLAYYGVFSNTRIYLLETFSPEIQVFVKNQDGRSHAYAIDPNNCILRLKEQIEDRLGLLRRQQQLEFRGQVLQDWLDFGCYGIQDSDTLILSKKKASEAPFLHS
- the OASL gene encoding 2'-5'-oligoadenylate synthase-like protein isoform X2, translating into MALAQELYDTPASRLDSFVAQWLQPSREWKEEVLGVVRTVERFLREEHFQGDRGLDQEVRVLKVVKAGSFGNGTVLRGTAEVELVVFLSCFRSFQEEAKYHQAVLRLIQKKLWRCQDLLALGLEDLWVAQGAPGALVITIQTSGIEELITITIVPAYRALGPLAPNFQPPPDVYVSLIKAHGYPGNFSPSFSELQRNFVKHQPTKLKNLLRLVKHWYLQTYHPGSS